One genomic segment of Mastomys coucha isolate ucsf_1 unplaced genomic scaffold, UCSF_Mcou_1 pScaffold22, whole genome shotgun sequence includes these proteins:
- the Igfbp3 gene encoding insulin-like growth factor-binding protein 3 — MHPARPALWAAALTALTLLRGPPMARAGAGAVGAGPVVRCEPCDARALAQCAPPPTAPACTELVREPGCGCCLTCALREGDACGVYTERCGTGLRCQPRPAEQYPLKALLNGRGFCANASAAGSLSAYLPSQPVPGNTSESEEDPNAGSVESQVVPSTHRVTDSKFHPLHAKMDVIKKGHARDTQRYKVDYESQSTDTQNFSSESKRETEYGPCRREMEDTLNHLKFLNVLSPRGVHIPNCDKKGFYKKKQCRPSKGRKRGFCWCVDKYGQPLPGYDTKGKDDVHCLSVQSQ; from the exons ATGCATCCCGCGCGCCCCGCGCTCTGGGCGGCTGCGCTCACCGCCCTCACTCTGCTCCGTGGACCGCCGATGGCTCGGGCCGGCGCGGGCGCGGTGGGCGCGGGCCCCGTGGTGCGCTGCGAACCGTGCGACGCGCGTGCGCTGGCCCAGTGCGCGCCTCCGCCCACCGCGCCCGCGTGCACGGAGCTGGTGCGAGAGCCCGGCTGCGGCTGCTGCCTGACTTGTGCGCTGCGCGAAGGCGACGCGTGCGGCGTCTACACGGAGCGCTGTGGCACCGGCCTCCGCTGCCAGCCGCGGCCCGCAGAGCAGTACCCGCTGAAGGCGCTGCTGAATGGCCGCGGGTTCTGCGCCAACGCCAGCGCCGCAGGCAGTCTGAGTGCCTACCTCCCCTCCCAACCTGTTCCAG GAAACACAAGTGAGTCCGAGGAGGACCCCAATGCTGGGAGTGTGGAAAGCCAGGTTGTCCCCAGCACACACCGAGTGACTGATTCCAAGTTCCATCCACTCCATGCCAAGATGGATGTCATCAAAAAAGGCCACGCCAGGGACACCCAGCGCTACAAAGTTGACTATGAGTCTCAGAGCACAGACACCCAGAACTTCTCCTCCGAGTCGAAGCGGGAGACAGAATAC GGTCCCTGCCGCAGAGAAATGGAGGACACGCTGAATCATCTGAAGTTCCTCAATGTGCTGAGTCCCAGAGGTGTTCACATCCCAAACTGTGACAAGAAGGGGTTCTATAAGAAGAAGCAG tgcCGCCCTTCAAAAGGCAGAAAGCGGGGCTTCTGCTGGTGTGTGGACAAGTATGGGCAGCCCTTGCCAGGCTATGACACCAAGGGGAAAGATGACGTACATTGCCTCAGCGTGCAGAGCCAGTAG
- the Igfbp1 gene encoding insulin-like growth factor-binding protein 1 translates to MPEFLTVVSWPFLILLSFQIGVAAGAPQPWHCAPCTAERLGLCPPVPASCPEISRPAGCGCCPTCALPLGAACGVATARCAQGLSCRALPGEPRPLHALTRGQGACVPEPAAPATSTLSSSQREEAKAAAASEDELTESPEMTEEQLLDSFHLMAPSREDQPILWNAISTYSSMRAREIADLKKWKEPCQRELYKVLERLAAAQQKAGDEIYKFYLPNCNRNGFYHSKQCETSLDGEAGLCWCVYPWSGKKIPGSLETRGDPNCHQYFNVQN, encoded by the exons ATGCCTGAGTTCCTAACTGTTGTCTCTTGGCCgttcctgattctcctgtcctTCCAGATTGGCGTGGCCGCTGGAGCCCCCCAGCCATGGCACTGTGCTCCCTGCACTGCAGAGAGGCTGGGGCTCTGCCCACCCGTGCCTGCTTCGTGTCCCGAGATCTCTCGGCCTGCAGGCTGTGGCTGCTGCCCGACATGTGCCTTGCCACTGGGTGCTGCTTGCGGTGTGGCCACTGCACGCTGCGCCCAGGGACTCAGCTGCCGTGCGTTGCCAGGAGAGCCTCGTCCCCTGCATGCCCTCACCCGTGGTCAGGGAGCCTGTGTACCAGAACCTGCAGCACCCGCCACGAGCACCTTGTCCAGCTCTCAACGTGAAG AGGCAAAGGCTGCTGCAGCCTCTGAGGATGAGCTTACTGAGAGCCCAGAGATGACAGAGGAGCAGCTATTGGACAGCTTCCACCTGATGGCCCCATCCCGTGAGGACCAGCCCATTCTGTGGAACGCCATTAGCACCTACAGCAGCATGCGGGCCCGAGAGATTGCTGACCTCAAGAAATGGAAG GAGCCTTGCCAACGGGAACTCTACAAAGTGCTGGAGAGATTAGCTGCAGCTCAACAGAAAGCGGGAGATGAAATCTACAAATTTTACCTGCCAAACTGCAACAGGAAtggattttatcacagcaaacag TGTGAGACATCCCTGGATGGAGAAGCTGGGCTCTGCTGGTGTGTCTACCCATGGAGTGGAAAGAAAATCCCTGGGTCTCTGGAGACCAGAGGGGACCCCAACTGCCACCAGTATTTTAATGTACAAAACTGA